The genomic DNA GCTTCAGCACAACCTGCGTTTCGTCCAACTGGCCTGCCCCGACGATACGGGGGCCTCTCTGCTGCGATCGCGATGCTTCTTCTTCATTCTCGCCGGTGTATTTTGGCTTTGGCAGCGACGCctgcagcgaggcggcgatcGAAGCCATGGCTGTGGTCGTTGTGTGGTCGTTGTTGTGGTGCAAAGGGTCAGTGGATGttgcggccaaggccaagtgTGGGAAATATTTCGATATGTGGCGCAGCAAATGTGGCTTAGCTCGAACCCAGCCAAACCATCCCCCGCAGAATCTACTGACCCACCAAAGGCCACCAGCAGTGTTGAGCAAACTTGGCTTTGGTAAAGACCACTAAGACGAGTTCCATACGGAGTGCAACGGTAAATATGAAGTCTGGCTTTAATATCAATGTCAGGGCTAAGCTACCAACAAAGGCCGTATTACATTgaccgccgacgccagggCCATGTCCAGCTCTCGTCGATTCATCACATAAGGCCAGCCATGGCCATCCCATAGTCCATCGCGCTCCGGATATTACACATGCCATAACCCTGTGCCCTCTTTTTATGTATCAACATGCGCCTCATAATGTCCAACCGCCGACGAAAACATGCTCAAACGTAACCCTTGCGCGCGCCCTGCAAGTAATGGTTAGCCGATGCTAAGCCCCGCCTGCGTTGGTGGTCAAGACGTACCTGGAAGAAGAACCGGACTACAAACACCTGCAGTGCTCCCATGCAGATAATCAGGGCAATCTGGATCATGCTAAAGTTGACAATGCGCTTCTCCGTGCTGTTGACGGTGCTGAAGTTGCGGTTCTCGCGCGTGCGGAAGTACTTTTGGCTTCGCGAAATGGTCGACAGCTGGGTGGAGATCTTGAAGATGGACTCCTCGAGCACCGATGTCTGCTCTGGTGACGTGCCCTGCTTCGACGGGATCTGCGCGGTGCGCGACTCGTTCTCGACCTGCGCGAATCAGCGACGGCTCAAGGGGAATGAACCGGTTTTGGGAGCAAACGAACCGAAATGTCAAAGTCGACGTATTTCTCGGCAAAGGTGCTCATCTCATTGTCGAAGCAAAACGAGTACTCGCCGGCCTGCTTCGCCGTGAAGACAAAGTCACCACTTCGCTCCTTTTCGCCCTCGAGAATGACCTTGCCGCCAGGGCCCTCGACGATGTAGTCGACATCAAAAGAGCCACCCGATTGGACCTGCGACCAGAGTAAGCTACAGGCCCGCGCAATTGCGCATTCGACAAGCACCCACAGCAAAGTAGAAGGCGATCTTCTCGTTGTCCTTTTTGGTGTCCGTGTAGAAGCAGGCCTTCTCGTTGGCCGTCAGCTTGTACGtgagcgccgtggccgcgacATCGGTGACCATGCAGGCAatgacgcccgcggcgatcGTCGAGAGTCTCATCGTGGTGGCGCGAGTCGGTCGAGGGGGGCGTTGTCGCGTGCTGGAAGCAAGGGTCGGGAGGTGTCGATGTGTCTTGATGGAGTGTCGCGAAGGGGCCACGACAAGCTTCGGCGCGGAATTTCGCCTACGCCGACCCGAGCCCCTGAAGCTCCCCCAGCCaagccgccgtgccgccgccccaagcTCAGCCCAGACCCGCCTGCGGTCCCGCCAAAAAGGTCAAGCCACACCTGCTGCCCACGCCACGACACGGCACGCGTCTGCTGCCATGGAACAAACCAATGGTGACGTCGGTTGCTGCAAGTAGCTCCTGCTATCAATTACGACTGGTCGCTTCGCGCATTAcacgtcgcctccgtctctTTCCTCCACAACAGGTTGGTTAGCAGTCCGTGGCAAGACTTTGCCAACCCTTCTGATCTCTCTGAAACCGACCCCGGAATTTTTTCTCGCACTATAAAAGCTTTGCGCCCTCAGCCTGCAAGCTCTGCGACAGGTCGGAGCTATTGTCGAAGCTCCCCGGAATCTCCGGTCTCTCCTGTCGCAGCCATGGCACTTCAGACCACCGTCGCGAGGGTGTCCTCGACCGGCCTCAGAATATGCGCCGTCCTCTTTTTCAGATTCGTTCGTACCCATTATGGCCCGTCATCTCCTATCGCATACTAACATGACTGCAGTTTCCAGTAAGCTAGCGACGCGTCGCCTGGCGTTGCTCATACTAACCGGCGCAGGCACATTTCCCGTCCATCACTTTTGCCCTCTTCGCCATCTACCTGCCCGCCTTCGTGGCTAGCTACTTTACTGAGCCTAGTGTGGAGATTGTCAAAGACGAGGTCAATGTCACGGTCAAGGAAACAACGGCCACACCTAAGACACCCCTCTTGGCCGATGACGGGGTCGCTGTGGAGCAGGAGCCCGCTGTTGTGTCCGAGGAAATCGATGTCGCGGAGACCATCATCGTTGAGGAGAAGACGGTTGCGCCGTGGAAGATCCTTGCGCTTGGCTCTCCCAGCTCCAGCCGCCCGAGCCTGTCCATTGCGACACTACTTATCAACTTACTGCTGGTTGCGCTTACGGGCGACGCGCTGTTCCGAGCCCGGTGGTATTACCCATCCCACGACCTATCTTTTGTTCGTCTCGGATATGTCTCCCCAACCGAGGCCAACTTTTTGATCCGCGAGCCCGATCAGGGCAAGATGCCAGTCACTCTGGAAATCCGCATTCTGGACCCGGAGCCGCCTTTCGACAATCCTCTGTGgcagcctggcggcggcgttcgGTGGACGACCAACGAGACCGACTTTACCGGATATATAAAGGCTCCTTTGCGACACTCGGAGCAGAGACGGTACGAATGGAGGACGTCGAACAACCACTCTGGAGAGTTTCTGGCGCCACCAAAAGCGGGAGCGACATCCCGGTACGATGGCGGAAAATTTACGTTCCTCTCCACGTCTTGCATCCTTCCCCGCTTCCCGTATAACCCATTGGACCACGCGCTGGCCATTCCAGGTCTGCGTCACCTGGCGAACAAGTTGCCTGATCTCGGGGCACAGTTTATGCTCTTTCTTGGAGACTTCATCTATGTCGATGTTCCGGAAAGGTTCGGCAAGTCGGCTGAGGAGTATCGAATGCAGTACCGCCAGGTGTATGCCTCCCCAGACTGGCCCCCCGTGGCGCAGAATTTGAGCTGGATCCACGTCCTGGACGACCACGAAATCTCCAATGACTGGTCCTCGAATACCACTGGCATCTACAAGGCCGCCATTGATCCGTGGAACATTTATCAGGCTGGTGTCAACCCACCAAGCTCTCATGCTGCCACCAGCCGGCTACGGAAGCGCACCGGTGTGACCTGGTTTGAGTTTACCCAAGGACCTGCAAGCTTCTTCATGCTGGACACGAGGAGCTACCGATCTAGCAATAACCAACCTTTCGATGATACCAACAAGACAATGCTGGGCAAAGCTCAACTGGACGACTtcttggcctggctggcgaaGCCAGAGCCCCAAGGGGTCAAGTGGAAGTTCGTGGCCTCGTCCGTGCCCTTTACGAAGAACTGGCCGGTCAACGTCAAAGACACATGGGGTGGTTTCCTGGTCGAGCGGAGAACTATTCTTGAGGCTATGTGGGAAGCTGGTGCGCGTGGCACTACCGTGGTTATCCTCTCTGGAGATCGGCACGAGTTTGCGGCAACCAAATTCCCACCTCCTCCTGAGTCGCGGTGGCCCGAAAGCGCCACCGCGTTCGAGTTCTCGACAAGCCCCCTCAACCAATTTGCATCCCCAATCCCCTCGTACAAGCAGACGGACAGCGAGGACATCAAGTTGCAGTAAGTAACCCTCGTCGTGGTTGGTCCGGTTCTCCACTGACGCGAGACATGCACAGCTATATCCCTTCGGGCATGTCCAAGTTTGGGTCCTTCACAATTCAGGAGGTGTCTGGCGAGAGTACGCTTCAGTATCACCTATACATCGATGGACAGGAGAGATGGAGCACGCTGCTTGTTGAACCGCCTGTAGCGGAAGGCTTCAGCTCAGGCAGGTCGTTTTGGGACAGACTCCGGTTTTCGTAACTCAAATGCAATGTTGATAGTGGGTTCGAGCCGCGAGGCTCCGGGGCGTAGGGCTTTGGGATTGTAAATAATTATGCGGCTTGTGTCGATACCTTGTGGCTATGGTCATAGTTTTGGGTAAATACTTGAGTATCGGCTGCTTCAAGGGCGGCCTTTCGTGCCGCTATCGGCGCTGCGGTCGTGCAACTGTTGTCCTCTGGGCTTTCGGGACCTGTCAGCACCTACCAAGCGCCCCAATAGGGTGTTTTTGCgagacgccgagctcgtgaTGGAGTGCGGAGCTGTCGATCTACCCGGTCTTAGCCAGCGGGGCCCGATGCGCCGTCGTGATGGCGCGATTGTTGGAGTCGGGCTAGAACATATACAAAATGGACGAAGTGGCAACACGTTCCCAAGCCATGTGGCTTATCCTTTTGTCGCCAACTCCATATCTGCCGGCTTCTCTCGATTGATGAACGGCTTCGCATCGCCCAAGGACAAACAGCAGCAATCGTCAAGGGGCACCATCAGCATGGCTGCCAAGCGGCCCAACTTTCTCGTAATTGTCGCCGATGACCTTGGCTTCTCAGACATTTCGCCATTCGGCGGCGAGATCAACACACCGAATCTGGACAAGTTGGCCAAGAATGGTATCCGGTTCACGGACTtccacgccgcggcggcgtgctccCCGTCCCGGGCCATGATCATGACGGGTACCGACCACCACATTGCGGGACTGGGCAACCTCATCGAGTGGACAAACATCTCGGGCCAAAACGACCCCAACGGGACCATGTCTACCAACGTCCAGCGCGGGATGCCGGGATACGAGGGGTACCTCAACGAACGCGTCGTGGCTCTGCCTGAGCtcctccgcgacgacggctacCTGACACTCCTGTCGGGCAAGTGGCACTTGGGCCTGACGCCCGAGCGAAGCCCCAAGGCGCGCGGCTTCGAGCGCAGCTTTGCGCATCTGCCGGCGTGCAGCAACCACTACGGGTACGAgccgcagctcgagggccaggaCAAGATCCCCGAGTTCATGACCATGAGCTTCATCGCGCTGCacagcgaggacggcgagtACACCAAGGTGCCTGAGGGGTGGTACTCGTCGGACGGGTACGGCGATAAGATGCTGCAGTACCTGAAGGAGCGCGACGAAGGAGGCGACGAGAGGCCCTTCTTTGCATACCTGCCGTTCACGGCGCCGCATTGGCCGCTCCAGGCGCCGCAGGAGGTCATCCGCAAGTATCGCGGTGTGTATGACGAGGGGCCcgatgcgctgcgcgagaagcGGCTCCAGCGGCTCAAGGACTTCGGCATGGTGCCGCAAGATGTCGAGCCGCACCCCGTCGTAGCCGACGAGGTCAAAGAGTGGAGCGAGATGAGCGAGCAGGAGAAGGCCAACTCGTGCCGCGCCATGGAggtcttcgccgccatggtaGAGTGCATCGACACCAATGTGGGTAAGGTGGTCGACTACCTAGAGGAGACGGGTGAGCTGGACAACACGTTTGTGTGCTTCCTGTCAGACAACGGCGCAGAGGGCGCCGCGTACGAGGCGTACCCGATCGTCCAGGGGTCGATGATCCAGCATCTGCAGCGCTACTACGACAACAGCTTGGACAACCTCGGGAACGGAAACTCTTTCATCTGGTACGGGCCACGgtgggcgcaggcggcgacggcgccgagcaggctATACAAGGCCTACACGACTGAAGGCGGCGTGCGGGTGCCGTTCCTCATGAAGCCCCCACAGGGCTTCTTCGATTCCAAAATCGATCGCCATAGCATCACGCACCAGTTCTCGACCGTCATGGATCTCGCACCCACGATACTGGAAATGGCCGGCGTCACGCATCCGGCGCCAACGTACCAGGGCCGTGAGGTGGTGCCCATGCGCGGCGCGTCCATGGTCCCGTACCTGCAGGGCCGCGCGCCCAGGATCCACGACGAGGATTTCATCAACGGGTGGGAGAcgtgcgggcgcgcggcggtcCGCAAGGGCGACTGGAAGATCGTCTTCAtccccaagcccaagggccCGGAGCGGTGGCAGCTGTACAACCTGGCGCGCGACCCGGGCGAGGTGCACGACctggccgagcaggagcCCGAGCGACTAGCCGCGCTCATCAAGCTGTGGGACCAGTACGTGCTGGAGACGGGGGTCATTCCGCTGAGTCCGGAGCTGGGCcagtggatggcggcgatggaggagCAGATGCCCGAGAATGCGTGGATCGAGTACGAGTACTGGAAGGACGGCGCGAGGGAGGACCCGGCGCGGTTCACGAAGCAGATTCCGCGGTTCGAGAGGCGGGTCAAAGCAATCTGATGCGATTCCGTAGGTTACTCGGGGCGTGTGCCTCATACGTAGAGACAATGACGAGGCAGACGCATGCAGACTCATGCACGTTGACGGGGTCTGTCGAGGGAATTCAAGGGTTAGGGTTACGACAGCGCCCAGCCGTGTAAAACAGTCCAGTCTCCACATCGCGCGAGATCCGCATCAAgacccacccaccaccatcccTCCCGGGTccgccgacaccgcctgGCCCAGCGGCCCCTCCGTCCAGAAAAATTGCCTGGCAGAATCCAGACTTTTTGCTGGCAGCTCCGCCAAAAATCTAcccagcggcagccgcccTCACTTCACTTCACCACACACCACACTCACACACAGCAAGCCGGGCAGACACAATGCCAGGACACGCAAACAAGAAGAGGCCAATCGACGGCCGGCTACAGCGCCCGTCAAAGAAGCAAAAGCGACAGCAGCTGAAGCAATATCACAGCGagtccgaggccgaggaagaggaccAGGGATTCGATCCGGTCAACCTgctcgactcggacgacgataTCCACAATGCAaaggtcgacgatggcgcggaGGATGCTGGTGATAGCGACTCGTCCagcgcggaggaggagcaacCCAAGCTGAAAAGGGCTATGAAGATGAAGGCACAGCCCAAGAGCAaaaaggcgccgccgcaggaggcagacgaggaggacgaggatgatgatgaggaggacgaggacgaggaagacgagtcAAATCTCGACGAgttcgacctcgaggcccgcTCAGCCGGCACCAAGTCAAAAGCGAAGCGCAACGACCCAACCGCATTCGCGACGTCGCTGTCCAAAATCCTATCCACAAagctctcctcgtcgaaaCGCTCAGATCCCGTCCTGTCacggagcgccgccgcgcacgaggcgtccaaggccgccgtcgacagcgcCCTGGAATCCAAGGCCAAGCGCCAGCTCAAGGAGCAGAAGCGCCGGGCCCTCGAGAAGGGCCGCGTCAAGGACGTGCTAATCGCGACCGCGAGCGAGACCACGGGCGTgcccgagacgacgacgtcggagatcctcgacaaggagaagaagctgcgCAAGGTGGCGCAGCGGGGTGTGGTGACGCTGTTCAACGCGGtgagggcggcgcaggtcaaggcgacggaggcggagaagagcGCCAGGAAGGAGGGCGTCATTGGCATCGGGCAGCGCGAGAGCAAGGTCAACGAGCTGAGCAAAAAGGGATTCCTGGACCTGATTGCGTCGGGTGGAGGCGGGCTCAAGAAGGGCGGGCTGGAGGAGGCCTAGTTATTGAGGCCGGGGCAGTCGTCATGTAGGAAGAGAGATGAGGTATTCATTAGGGCTCCATCACCTGTAAATGCATTCAAGATACCCCCAATGACGCTCCTCCCGGTGACCCATGGGCTTTTCCCCCGCCTTCTATGCGCGTTTTGGTAGTGTACAAGTTTAGACTGAacagctgcgccgcccgctcggcgcctttgcctcCTCACTCCGGCAGGCTTCTCCTCTCATTGGAAGTCGCTTGCTTGCAGGTTCCTCGTCATGGACGGCAGCTtgacgacaaggccgtcgagctcctttGTCATCTTGACCTGGCACCCCAGCCGGCTCGTCTCCGTGAGGCCAAAGGCAAGGTCCAGCATGTCGTTCTCGTCATCTTCGGGCTCGGGCATCTTGTCGTACTTGTCCTCGTCTACAACGATGACGTGACACGTCGAGCAGGCACaggagccgccgcacgcGCCCTCCATCTCGAGGTCGTTGGCCTGCGCAATGTCGAGCAGGTTGTCGCCTTCGGAAACGGCAAACTTGTGCTCCATTCCGTCCTTTTCGATGAATGTGACGTAGAGCCTGGTGCCCGTTAGCTGCTTGTTCCGCCGTGGGACGACGCATCCAAGACGTACTCTTGGCCGGGTTTCGGCGGCTCGATATGCCCGTGCCGCCTTGGCGTCGTGGTTGTGAAGGCGCGCCGAGCGGGGGTCACTGCCCATGCCCACCGAGGCACGGAGCTGGGCTTGGACTGGGCTGCGAATGACGATGCAAGACTGGCCGTCTTCATTTGCACGCGACCAGGCTGTAGGCTCCGGCAAGCTACGGTCGGCAGACAtgccaggccggcggcgactgatctcgaggcgggcattctgggtggcggcggagggagAGGGTGCGATGTCGCTGGGGGGTTCGGGCGGTGGAGGAATTTATTGAAGCGGCGATATCCGACCCGGGTCGTCGCGGTACCCGAGCGGCAGTGGGCGGGGCGGTCGCAGGCAGTTGGAAGACAGCGTCTGTGGAAAAGGTCAACTTTGGATCAATTGCGCCTTTTCGCGTAGGCTTAGATTTTTGAGCGGACGGACGGTCTGGCAGCGCGCGGTCGCGGACTATTGCTCACTCTCGCATTTCCGAAGCCTTCGCTTGCAAATGCGGCCCCCGTCACTGGTTtgcggccgccagctccaCCGGGAAATTCAttcgccggcggcccgccctggcctggcacccgccgccccctaACTCCGACCTGCCGAGCTCACTCAGCGGCTCAACCGGGCCTGGAGCTTGGCCCGGACCCGGCCTGGCCTGTTTTTTGCTGATGATTTCATTTTCCGACAGCTCCTCCTCACCTCACCCGCGACTGCAGCAGAGACGCAAATGCGCCACCGCCAACCCCCGCGGCCGCATCCatcatgtcgacgacgcacaGAGAGGGCGTCAACCCGCTGAGGCCCTACTACATTCCGCCCACCatcggcgaggccgccgaccccgtcgccgccgccagcacgaATCCCTTCTCCGGCCGCCATGCGACGGGCAGCGCCCGCTACGCGTCCAAGGCGcgcgacgtcctcgccgacctcgactaCAAGGACTACCTGCGCGACTCATCGCCGTCGGTCGTCCAGAGCGTCAAggagctggtcgacgagctggtaTGGAAGTACACTTCCGTGTTGATGGCCCAGCCGTTTGAGGTGGCCAAGACGATCCTGCAGGCACGCGACCaggacgacaacgccgcgctggccacggcgtcggaGCCCGGCAGCTTGAAGCGGCAGGCCTCGGGCCAGGCCGGCTCCATCTATGATGTATGTGTAGTTGCGCGCCCGATTCTGCCGCCTTTGGAGCTCTAACAAAAAATACAGTACGCAGATTCCGACTCGGAAGGTGACGAACCTGCCTATTTCACATCCAACGTGCCCGGAACGCCCACGTCCTCGTACAGGAGAAACCAGCACATTCAcggcgcatcatcgccatcgtcgacggccaaaAAGCCTGCTGTCCCAGAACACCAGCTGACTCTGCGGAGGCCGGACTCTATTGCCGAAGTGATTGGGCAGTTATGGCAAAAGGACGGCGCATGGGGCGTGTGGAAGGGCTCGAACGCAACGTTCCTCTACACCGTCTTGCAATCCTTGCTGGAAAACTGGTCGCGAAGCTTCCTGAGCGCCATCTTCAACGTTCCCGACCTGGGCGTCAGGGAAGACATGGACCGCCTCATCGACATCGCGTCCCCGTATCCCTGGGTATCCCTCTTcgttgctggcgctgcggcggtggctacAGGCGTCCTTCTCTCGCCGCTGGACCTTGTACGCACTAAGTAGGTGACCCCGGTCGTCATGTTTTGCAGGCAAAAGCTGACCCTTGCAGGCTCATCCTGACTCCGAACAAGGGACAGCGCCGGACGCTGGCGTCCCTGCGCGCCCTTCCGTCGTACCTGTGTCCGTCCGCGATTGCTCTTCCCACCGTTCTCAACTCGCTCATTCATCCGCTGTTGACATTATCAACGCCGCTCGTCCTGCGAACTCGATTCATGATTGATAGCCAAGTCTCGCCGATGACGTTTTCCGTCGCCAAATTTTTCGCCTCGTCCGCTGCGATCCTCGTCAAGCTGCCCATCGAGACGGTGCTACGCCGCGGCCAGATGGCTGTGCTCACGGGCCAGCAGTACGCTCGGGTGCTCGGGGCAAAGGATCAGAAATTCGAAACCATTGTTCCCATCGGGCGGTACAAGGGCGTCTTCGGCACCATGTACCACATCGCTTCCGAGGAGGGCACGCGGGAGATTTCGGCCTCGCAGCCTcccaagaagggcaaggcgAAGGCTAGGACCCTTCAGCCTACGCACAGAAAGGGGCAGGGCCTGGAGGGTCTTTGGCGTGGCTGGAAGGTCAACTGGTGGGGC from Purpureocillium takamizusanense chromosome 4, complete sequence includes the following:
- a CDS encoding uncharacterized protein (TransMembrane:1 (n3-13c20/21o182-203i)~COG:U~EggNog:ENOG503NV0D~SECRETED:SignalP(1-20~SECRETED:cutsite=VAA-TA~SECRETED:prob=0.6432)), with protein sequence MRLSTIAAGVIACMVTDVAATALTYKLTANEKACFYTDTKKDNEKIAFYFAVQSGGSFDVDYIVEGPGGKVILEGEKERSGDFVFTAKQAGEYSFCFDNEMSTFAEKYVDFDISVENESRTAQIPSKQGTSPEQTSVLEESIFKISTQLSTISRSQKYFRTRENRNFSTVNSTEKRIVNFSMIQIALIICMGALQVFVVRFFFQGARKGYV
- a CDS encoding Alkaline phosphatase (COG:S~EggNog:ENOG503NY3N~TransMembrane:3 (o6-26i33-51o127-147i)), with product MALQTTVARVSSTGLRICAVLFFRFFPAHFPSITFALFAIYLPAFVASYFTEPSVEIVKDEVNVTVKETTATPKTPLLADDGVAVEQEPAVVSEEIDVAETIIVEEKTVAPWKILALGSPSSSRPSLSIATLLINLLLVALTGDALFRARWYYPSHDLSFVRLGYVSPTEANFLIREPDQGKMPVTLEIRILDPEPPFDNPLWQPGGGVRWTTNETDFTGYIKAPLRHSEQRRYEWRTSNNHSGEFLAPPKAGATSRYDGGKFTFLSTSCILPRFPYNPLDHALAIPGLRHLANKLPDLGAQFMLFLGDFIYVDVPERFGKSAEEYRMQYRQVYASPDWPPVAQNLSWIHVLDDHEISNDWSSNTTGIYKAAIDPWNIYQAGVNPPSSHAATSRLRKRTGVTWFEFTQGPASFFMLDTRSYRSSNNQPFDDTNKTMLGKAQLDDFLAWLAKPEPQGVKWKFVASSVPFTKNWPVNVKDTWGGFLVERRTILEAMWEAGARGTTVVILSGDRHEFAATKFPPPPESRWPESATAFEFSTSPLNQFASPIPSYKQTDSEDIKLHYIPSGMSKFGSFTIQEVSGESTLQYHLYIDGQERWSTLLVEPPVAEGFSSGRSFWDRLRFS
- a CDS encoding Arylsulfatase (type I) (EggNog:ENOG503NUVC~COG:P), which encodes MNGFASPKDKQQQSSRGTISMAAKRPNFLVIVADDLGFSDISPFGGEINTPNLDKLAKNGIRFTDFHAAAACSPSRAMIMTGTDHHIAGLGNLIEWTNISGQNDPNGTMSTNVQRGMPGYEGYLNERVVALPELLRDDGYLTLLSGKWHLGLTPERSPKARGFERSFAHLPACSNHYGYEPQLEGQDKIPEFMTMSFIALHSEDGEYTKVPEGWYSSDGYGDKMLQYLKERDEGGDERPFFAYLPFTAPHWPLQAPQEVIRKYRGVYDEGPDALREKRLQRLKDFGMVPQDVEPHPVVADEVKEWSEMSEQEKANSCRAMEVFAAMVECIDTNVGKVVDYLEETGELDNTFVCFLSDNGAEGAAYEAYPIVQGSMIQHLQRYYDNSLDNLGNGNSFIWYGPRWAQAATAPSRLYKAYTTEGGVRVPFLMKPPQGFFDSKIDRHSITHQFSTVMDLAPTILEMAGVTHPAPTYQGREVVPMRGASMVPYLQGRAPRIHDEDFINGWETCGRAAVRKGDWKIVFIPKPKGPERWQLYNLARDPGEVHDLAEQEPERLAALIKLWDQYVLETGVIPLSPELGQWMAAMEEQMPENAWIEYEYWKDGAREDPARFTKQIPRFERRVKAI
- the RRP15 gene encoding pre-60S ribosomal particles component (EggNog:ENOG503P20N~COG:S~BUSCO:EOG092653LT), encoding MPGHANKKRPIDGRLQRPSKKQKRQQLKQYHSESEAEEEDQGFDPVNLLDSDDDIHNAKVDDGAEDAGDSDSSSAEEEQPKLKRAMKMKAQPKSKKAPPQEADEEDEDDDEEDEDEEDESNLDEFDLEARSAGTKSKAKRNDPTAFATSLSKILSTKLSSSKRSDPVLSRSAAAHEASKAAVDSALESKAKRQLKEQKRRALEKGRVKDVLIATASETTGVPETTTSEILDKEKKLRKVAQRGVVTLFNAVRAAQVKATEAEKSARKEGVIGIGQRESKVNELSKKGFLDLIASGGGGLKKGGLEEA
- the YAH1 gene encoding mitochondrial matrix iron-sulfur protein (EggNog:ENOG503P2DF~COG:C), encoding MPASRSVAAGLACLPTVACRSLQPGRVQMKTASLASSFAAQSKPSSVPRWAWAVTPARRAFTTTTPRRHGHIEPPKPGQELYVTFIEKDGMEHKFAVSEGDNLLDIAQANDLEMEGACGGSCACSTCHVIVVDEDKYDKMPEPEDDENDMLDLAFGLTETSRLGCQVKMTKELDGLVVKLPSMTRNLQASDFQ
- a CDS encoding uncharacterized protein (TransMembrane:3 (o263-286i307-331o351-372i)~EggNog:ENOG503Q4ND~COG:C) is translated as MSTTHREGVNPLRPYYIPPTIGEAADPVAAASTNPFSGRHATGSARYASKARDVLADLDYKDYLRDSSPSVVQSVKELVDELVWKYTSVLMAQPFEVAKTILQARDQDDNAALATASEPGSLKRQASGQAGSIYDYADSDSEGDEPAYFTSNVPGTPTSSYRRNQHIHGASSPSSTAKKPAVPEHQLTLRRPDSIAEVIGQLWQKDGAWGVWKGSNATFLYTVLQSLLENWSRSFLSAIFNVPDLGVREDMDRLIDIASPYPWVSLFVAGAAAVATGVLLSPLDLVRTKLILTPNKGQRRTLASLRALPSYLCPSAIALPTVLNSLIHPLLTLSTPLVLRTRFMIDSQVSPMTFSVAKFFASSAAILVKLPIETVLRRGQMAVLTGQQYARVLGAKDQKFETIVPIGRYKGVFGTMYHIASEEGTREISASQPPKKGKAKARTLQPTHRKGQGLEGLWRGWKVNWWGLVGLWTASVVGRGGEGEF